TGAAAAAAATCATTTTTAAAATTATTGGATTAGAACTGCTTCTTATATTTTTCTATGTTGCAAATGGCGCCTACGTATCCATTCAACAACCATCTAGTCCGTTTCTACAATTTGCCTTTTTGATTCCTTTAGCAGTTGGCCTCTTCCTTTATATTGCTGTCAAAAAGAAATGGAGCCATTACTTCTTTATTGCAATCAATAAAGAAAATATTATAGTATTCTCACCGCTTCTTATCGTGTTATGTATTATTTTAATTGGCACAAAAGGCTTAAATTTCGAATCGATTAGCGATTTATTTCTTATGTTTATGATGCAAATGTTTATCGTTGCGTTTATTGAAGAAACAATTTTCAGAGGAATCCTACTTCGCATGTTGCAACCTAAAGGAACCTTTGTTGCCATATGGATTTCAAGCATACTGTTTGGCGTCACACATGCATTGCAACTAGTTGGGGGGCAATCGGTTGAAGATACTATCATTCAAATTATTTATGCCCTTCTTGTAGGTCTTGTTCTTTCATTACTGATTATCGATGGCCAATCCATTATTTTGACAATTCTCTTCCATGGTTTTAATAATTTCTTCAACTTTATGGGGAATGCTGAAAGTTCTATGCTAACAGCGTATATTATCATTATTGTCCTATTTGTTTATACGTTATTTTTATGGAGACGTGTTAAGAAAAAAAACAAGGGGCTACTCCTAACAGCATAAATCAAATTAAACATCTTCGATTGAATTCGGGTATAAATACCTTACTTTCAATTAGGAGGTGTTTTTTCTGTCTTATACAATCTCTCATATTTTTCTATAAGTATGTACGTTGCATAGTTACACCTTTTATTACTATTCTACATGCAGTTAAAAAGGGCATTACCATGAGCTTTGTCCTTTATAGGATGCCCACTGATAATGCCCCATTCGCATTCGTTATGCTACATTCAATCTTACTTTTGAAAAACGCCTTTAGAAACTATCTCTTCAACACTTACTTTTCGATCTTCAT
The genomic region above belongs to Lysinibacillus sp. FSL W8-0992 and contains:
- a CDS encoding CPBP family intramembrane glutamic endopeptidase encodes the protein MKKIIFKIIGLELLLIFFYVANGAYVSIQQPSSPFLQFAFLIPLAVGLFLYIAVKKKWSHYFFIAINKENIIVFSPLLIVLCIILIGTKGLNFESISDLFLMFMMQMFIVAFIEETIFRGILLRMLQPKGTFVAIWISSILFGVTHALQLVGGQSVEDTIIQIIYALLVGLVLSLLIIDGQSIILTILFHGFNNFFNFMGNAESSMLTAYIIIIVLFVYTLFLWRRVKKKNKGLLLTA